A genomic region of Sarcophilus harrisii chromosome 6, mSarHar1.11, whole genome shotgun sequence contains the following coding sequences:
- the LOC116419908 gene encoding neural Wiskott-Aldrich syndrome protein-like, with amino-acid sequence MGDYGFGLVQSAPLGSSSPGPLFSGGAFRTPQLCPSLLPAAAAAAAAAAHGRTMQDELLLGLTPPPPDPARTAPPPRRPPPPRTRRPAATGGRSRPAPAPPSSRRRRRSPPPASPAPGSSRSSRSPAPGPARPRTSTTGRPPSPPTRPRPPRRPR; translated from the coding sequence ATGGGGGATTACGGCTTCGGGCTAGTGCAGAGCGCCCCGCTCGGCAGCAGCAGCCCCGGCCCCCTGTTCAGCGGCGGCGCCTTCCGAACCCCCCAGCTCTGCCCCTCCCTGCtcccggccgccgccgccgccgccgccgccgccgcgcacGGCCGGACCATGCAGGATGAGCTGCTGCTGGGGCTGACACCGCCGCCGCCCGACCCCGCCCGCACCGCCCCGCCTCCGCGccgccctcccccccccaggACCCGCCGCCCAGCAGCCACAGGAGGAAGGAGCCGGCCGGCCCCCGCCCCTCccagcagccgccgccgccgccgctccccACCCCCGGCCAGTCCGGCTCCCGGCAGCAGCCGCAGCAGCCGCAGCCCCGCGCCCGGCCCGGCCCGCCCCCGCACCAGCACCACGGGCCGCCCGCCGAGCCCCCCGACGCGGCCGCGGCCCCCTCGACGCCCTCGCTGA